A genome region from Mycobacterium florentinum includes the following:
- the prfA gene encoding peptide chain release factor 1: protein MTQPVQTIDVLLAEHAELEQRLADPELHSNPDEARKAGRRFARLAPIVATHRKLEAARGDLETARELAADDDSFADEVVELEARVAELDTQLTDMLAPRDPHDADDVVLEVKSGEGGEESALFAADLARMYIRYAERHGWTVTMLGETTSDLGGYKDATLAIASKGDSVDGVWSRLKFEGGVHRVQRVPVTESQGRVHTSAAGVLIYPEPEEVGEVQIDESDLRIDVYRSSGKGGQGVNTTDSAVRITHLPTGIVVTCQNERSQLQNKIRAMQVLAARLQALAEEQAQADASADRASQIRTVDRSERIRTYNFPENRITDHRIGFKSHNLDQVLDGDLDALFDALGAADKQARLQQA, encoded by the coding sequence ATGACGCAGCCGGTACAGACGATTGACGTGCTGCTCGCCGAACACGCCGAACTGGAGCAGCGACTGGCCGACCCCGAGCTGCACAGCAATCCCGACGAGGCGCGCAAGGCCGGCCGGCGATTCGCCCGCCTGGCCCCGATTGTCGCGACACACCGCAAGCTGGAGGCGGCGCGCGGCGACCTGGAGACGGCCCGCGAACTGGCCGCCGACGACGATTCGTTCGCCGACGAGGTCGTCGAACTCGAAGCGCGCGTGGCCGAACTGGACACCCAGCTCACCGACATGCTGGCACCGCGCGATCCGCACGACGCCGACGACGTCGTGCTCGAAGTCAAATCCGGTGAGGGCGGCGAGGAATCGGCATTGTTCGCCGCCGATTTGGCCCGGATGTACATCCGCTATGCCGAGCGGCATGGCTGGACCGTCACGATGCTGGGCGAAACCACCTCCGACCTCGGCGGCTACAAGGATGCGACGCTTGCGATCGCCAGCAAGGGCGACTCGGTCGACGGGGTATGGTCCCGGTTGAAGTTCGAGGGCGGGGTGCACCGGGTGCAGCGCGTGCCGGTAACGGAATCACAAGGCCGCGTGCATACTTCGGCGGCGGGCGTGCTGATCTACCCTGAACCCGAGGAAGTCGGCGAGGTGCAGATCGACGAGTCGGATCTACGCATCGACGTCTACCGCTCGTCCGGCAAGGGCGGGCAGGGCGTCAACACCACCGACTCGGCGGTGCGAATCACCCACTTGCCCACCGGAATTGTCGTCACCTGCCAAAATGAACGATCGCAGCTGCAGAACAAGATTCGGGCAATGCAGGTGCTGGCCGCCCGTTTGCAGGCGCTCGCCGAGGAGCAGGCGCAGGCCGACGCGTCGGCGGACCGGGCCAGCCAGATCCGCACCGTGGATCGCAGCGAACGGATTCGCACCTACAACTTCCCCGAGAACCGGATCACTGATCACCGAATCGGTTTCAAGTCGCACAATCTCGACCAGGTTCTCGACGGCGACCTGGATGCGCTGTTCGACGCATTGGGCGCCGCCGACAAACAGGCCCGGCTGCAACAGGCATGA
- the prmC gene encoding peptide chain release factor N(5)-glutamine methyltransferase, which yields MTVLRRAIDSAAAVLAEAGIDSARWDAEELAAHVAGAERGRLTLIESIDDEFLVRYRDMVAARSRRIPLQHLTGTAAFGPVVLHVGPGVFIPRPETEAILEWATAQRLAAAPVIVDLCTGSGALAVTLSRHWPAARVLAVDDSDTALDYARRNVEGTAVELVRADVTAPRLLPELDGRVDLVVANPPYVPDGVELDPEVAQHDPSHAVFGGPDGMTVIDAVVDLARRWLRPGGLFAVEHDDTTSSRTVELIERTGLFGDIRARHDLTGRPRFVTASRSGACD from the coding sequence ATGACCGTGTTGCGGCGCGCAATCGACTCTGCTGCGGCGGTGCTCGCCGAAGCCGGAATCGATTCTGCGCGTTGGGATGCCGAGGAATTAGCCGCTCACGTGGCGGGTGCCGAGCGTGGGCGACTGACCCTGATCGAGTCGATCGACGACGAGTTCTTGGTCCGATATCGCGACATGGTCGCCGCGCGTTCGCGGCGAATACCGTTGCAGCACCTCACCGGGACCGCGGCATTCGGGCCGGTCGTGCTGCACGTCGGCCCCGGCGTCTTCATCCCGCGCCCGGAGACCGAGGCCATTTTGGAATGGGCCACCGCGCAGCGCCTGGCCGCGGCGCCGGTGATCGTGGATTTGTGCACCGGATCCGGTGCGTTGGCGGTGACGCTGTCCCGGCACTGGCCGGCGGCGCGGGTCCTCGCCGTCGACGACTCCGACACGGCCCTGGACTATGCGCGCCGCAACGTCGAGGGCACCGCGGTGGAGCTGGTCCGCGCCGACGTCACCGCCCCACGCCTGCTACCCGAGCTTGACGGACGAGTCGACCTGGTGGTGGCCAACCCTCCCTACGTTCCGGACGGTGTCGAGCTGGATCCCGAAGTCGCCCAACATGATCCATCACACGCAGTGTTCGGGGGTCCGGACGGGATGACGGTGATTGACGCGGTGGTGGACCTGGCCCGACGCTGGCTGCGTCCCGGCGGCCTGTTCGCCGTCGAGCACGATGACACCACGTCGTCGCGGACAGTCGAGTTGATCGAGCGCACCGGACTTTTCGGCGACATTCGGGCGCGCCACGATCTCACCGGCCGGCCAAGATTCGTGACTGCCAGTAGGAGCGGCGCTTGTGACTGA
- a CDS encoding L-threonylcarbamoyladenylate synthase: protein MTEVFNCAEPEQRSSGIASAVGALKGGRLVVMPTDTVYGIGADAFDNTAVAALVAAKGRGRDMPVGVLVGSWHTIEGLVYTVPDGARELIRAFWPGALSLVVAQAPSLQWDLGDARGTVMLRMPLHPVAIELLREVGPMAVSSANVSGRPPAVNAGEARDQLGDLVDVYLDAGPSEQQAASTIVDLTGDTPRLLRAGPVSAERIAEVLGMDPGRLIA from the coding sequence GTGACTGAGGTATTCAATTGTGCTGAACCCGAACAGCGTTCGTCCGGAATCGCCTCGGCGGTGGGCGCGCTCAAGGGCGGGCGACTGGTTGTGATGCCGACGGACACCGTGTACGGCATCGGCGCCGACGCGTTCGACAACACCGCGGTGGCCGCACTGGTGGCGGCGAAGGGGCGCGGCCGCGACATGCCGGTCGGTGTGCTGGTCGGTTCCTGGCACACCATCGAGGGCCTGGTCTACACGGTGCCGGACGGGGCCCGCGAACTGATCCGCGCCTTCTGGCCCGGCGCGCTGAGTCTGGTTGTGGCGCAAGCGCCGTCGCTGCAGTGGGATCTCGGCGATGCCCGCGGCACCGTGATGCTCCGGATGCCGCTGCACCCGGTCGCCATCGAGTTGCTGCGCGAGGTCGGTCCGATGGCGGTATCCAGTGCCAACGTCTCCGGTCGCCCTCCCGCGGTGAACGCCGGCGAGGCACGCGACCAACTCGGCGATCTCGTCGACGTCTACCTCGACGCGGGACCCTCCGAACAGCAGGCCGCCTCGACGATCGTCGACCTGACCGGCGATACCCCGCGCCTGCTGCGCGCCGGGCCGGTGAGTGCCGAGCGGATCGCGGAAGTGCTCGGCATGGACCCGGGACGGTTGATCGCCTAG
- a CDS encoding glycosyltransferase family 4 protein, which produces MAYGLVVSSDPASNLVSLAAGMHALSDRGAGVPLRELALVGLTAAIITYFVTGPVRVLATRLGAVAYPRERDVHVTPTPRMGGLAMFVGVASAVFLASQLPALTRGFVYSTGMPAVMVAGAVIMGIGLIDDRWGLDALTKFAGQITAASVLVTMGVAWSVLYIPFGGVGTIVLDQASSILLTLALTVSIVNAMNFVDGLDGLAAGLGLITAMAICVFSVGLLRDHGGDVLFYPPAVISVVLAGACLGFLPHNFHKAKIFMGDSGSMLIGLMLAAASTTAAGPISQNAYGARDVFALLSPFLLVVAVMFVPMLDLLLAIVRRTRAGRSAFSPDKMHLHHRLLQIGHSHRRVVLLIYLWVGIVAFGAASTIFFNPRDTGAVMLGAIVVAGVATAIPLLRRRDDYYDEE; this is translated from the coding sequence GTGGCGTACGGTCTCGTGGTGTCTAGCGACCCAGCCAGCAATCTCGTCAGTCTTGCCGCTGGTATGCACGCCCTGTCCGATCGCGGCGCCGGGGTTCCGCTGCGTGAGCTGGCGCTGGTCGGCCTGACCGCCGCGATCATCACCTACTTCGTGACCGGACCGGTGCGGGTGCTGGCCACTCGCCTGGGAGCGGTCGCCTATCCGCGCGAACGCGATGTGCACGTGACGCCGACACCACGCATGGGCGGGCTGGCGATGTTCGTCGGCGTCGCGTCCGCCGTCTTCTTGGCATCCCAGCTGCCCGCGCTCACCCGCGGTTTCGTCTACTCCACCGGTATGCCCGCGGTGATGGTGGCGGGCGCGGTGATCATGGGCATCGGACTGATCGACGACCGCTGGGGCCTGGACGCCCTGACGAAATTCGCCGGCCAGATCACCGCCGCCAGCGTGCTGGTCACGATGGGCGTTGCCTGGAGCGTCCTCTACATCCCGTTCGGGGGTGTCGGCACCATCGTGCTGGACCAGGCGTCGTCGATCCTGCTGACGCTGGCGCTGACGGTGTCGATCGTCAACGCGATGAATTTCGTCGACGGACTCGACGGGCTGGCGGCCGGGCTGGGGCTCATCACCGCGATGGCGATCTGCGTGTTCTCGGTCGGTCTGCTCCGCGACCACGGCGGCGACGTGCTGTTCTATCCGCCCGCCGTCATCTCTGTCGTGCTGGCCGGCGCCTGTCTTGGCTTCCTGCCGCACAACTTCCACAAGGCCAAGATCTTCATGGGCGACTCCGGCTCGATGCTGATCGGCCTGATGCTTGCTGCCGCATCCACCACCGCGGCCGGGCCGATCTCGCAGAATGCGTACGGCGCCCGCGATGTCTTTGCTCTGCTGTCGCCGTTCCTGCTGGTGGTCGCGGTGATGTTCGTGCCGATGCTCGACCTGCTGCTGGCCATCGTGCGACGCACCCGCGCCGGCCGCAGCGCGTTCAGCCCCGACAAGATGCATCTACACCACCGGTTGCTGCAGATCGGTCATTCGCATCGCCGGGTCGTATTGCTCATCTATCTGTGGGTCGGCATCGTCGCGTTCGGCGCCGCCAGCACGATCTTTTTCAACCCACGCGATACCGGTGCGGTGATGCTGGGGGCGATTGTGGTTGCCGGCGTCGCGACCGCGATCCCACTCTTGCGGCGCCGCGACGACTACTACGACGAGGAGTAG
- a CDS encoding ATP synthase subunit I, whose translation MTTPAQDAPLVFPSVAFNPSRLLLVCAAITAVAIAAAGFSGHLMVGVFFGVGLLLGLLNALLVRRSVASITAKEHPMKSSMALNSATRLAIITVIGLIIAYIFRPAGLGVVFGLALFQVVLVLSTALPVWKKLRAGDWVEPASEGTERGNTCDE comes from the coding sequence GTGACGACACCAGCGCAGGACGCGCCGTTGGTGTTTCCCTCTGTTGCATTCAATCCGTCCCGGCTCCTCCTGGTCTGCGCCGCGATCACCGCGGTCGCGATAGCTGCCGCCGGTTTCTCCGGTCATTTGATGGTCGGGGTGTTCTTCGGCGTCGGATTGCTCCTGGGTTTGCTCAACGCGCTTCTGGTGCGTCGCTCGGTTGCGTCGATAACCGCGAAAGAACATCCGATGAAAAGCTCGATGGCGCTGAACTCGGCGACCCGGCTGGCGATCATCACCGTGATCGGCTTGATCATTGCCTACATTTTCCGGCCCGCCGGCTTAGGCGTGGTGTTCGGCCTGGCCCTGTTCCAGGTGGTGTTGGTGCTCTCGACCGCACTGCCGGTATGGAAGAAGCTGCGTGCCGGCGACTGGGTGGAGCCGGCATCCGAAGGTACGGAAAGAGGGAACACCTGCGATGAGTGA
- the atpB gene encoding F0F1 ATP synthase subunit A: MSETRFLAEGAIEVGEHTHATWLGLTVNTDTILSTGIAAVIVLALAFYLRAKITSTGVPSGVQLFWEAITVQMRDQIEAAVGMRIAPFVLPLAVTIFVFILISNWLSVLPLQYTDESGRTTELLSSAAADINYVLALALFVFVCYHVAGIWRRGIVGHPLAVLKGHVAFLAPINLVEELAKPISLSLRLFGNIFAGGILVALIALFPPYIMWAPNAIWKAFDLFVGAIQAFIFSILTILYFSQAMEIEDHHD, from the coding sequence ATGAGTGAGACGAGGTTCCTGGCCGAGGGCGCAATCGAGGTCGGCGAGCACACCCACGCCACCTGGCTCGGGTTGACCGTCAACACCGACACGATTCTGTCGACCGGGATCGCCGCCGTAATCGTCCTCGCACTGGCCTTCTACCTGCGTGCGAAGATCACCTCGACCGGTGTGCCCAGCGGCGTGCAGCTGTTCTGGGAGGCCATCACCGTCCAGATGCGCGATCAGATCGAGGCCGCCGTCGGGATGCGGATCGCGCCGTTCGTGCTGCCGCTGGCGGTCACCATCTTCGTGTTCATCCTGATCTCCAACTGGCTGTCGGTGCTGCCGCTGCAGTACACCGACGAATCCGGACGCACCACCGAGTTGCTCAGCTCGGCGGCCGCGGACATCAATTACGTACTCGCGCTGGCCCTTTTCGTCTTCGTCTGCTACCACGTGGCCGGCATCTGGCGTCGCGGTATCGTCGGGCACCCGTTGGCGGTACTCAAGGGCCACGTGGCTTTCCTCGCACCGATCAACCTGGTCGAAGAACTCGCGAAGCCAATCTCGTTGTCGCTGCGACTTTTCGGCAACATCTTCGCCGGCGGCATCCTGGTCGCGCTAATCGCGCTCTTCCCGCCCTACATCATGTGGGCGCCCAACGCGATCTGGAAGGCGTTCGACTTGTTCGTCGGCGCGATCCAGGCGTTTATCTTCTCGATCCTGACCATCCTGTACTTCAGCCAAGCCATGGAGATCGAAGATCACCATGACTGA
- a CDS encoding F0F1 ATP synthase subunit C, which produces MDPQVAAAALIGGGIIMGGGAIGAGIGDGIAGNALVAGIARQPEAQGRLFTPFFITVGLVEAAYFINLAFMALFVFATPVG; this is translated from the coding sequence CTGGACCCCCAAGTCGCTGCCGCTGCTCTCATCGGCGGTGGAATCATCATGGGCGGCGGCGCAATCGGTGCCGGTATCGGTGACGGTATTGCCGGTAACGCGCTGGTTGCGGGTATTGCCCGTCAGCCGGAGGCGCAAGGCCGGCTGTTCACGCCGTTCTTCATCACCGTCGGTCTGGTTGAGGCGGCGTACTTCATCAACCTCGCCTTCATGGCGCTGTTCGTCTTCGCCACTCCCGTCGGCTAG
- a CDS encoding F0F1 ATP synthase subunit B, giving the protein MGDASHGVLASSQLAAEGGNNFLVPNGTFFFVLAIFLIVLAVIGMFVVPPVMKVLRERDMMVAKTATDTKKANEQFEAAQADYEKAMKEARVQASSFRDKARADGRKVVDDARANAEQQVLATLQQTGEQLKRERDAVELDLRANVATMSATLASRILGVDVTTSAATR; this is encoded by the coding sequence ATGGGTGACGCGAGCCACGGCGTTCTGGCGTCCAGCCAGTTAGCAGCCGAGGGGGGCAATAACTTCCTCGTCCCCAACGGCACTTTCTTTTTCGTGCTGGCGATCTTCTTGATCGTGCTGGCCGTCATCGGCATGTTCGTCGTGCCGCCGGTCATGAAGGTGTTGCGCGAACGCGACATGATGGTCGCCAAGACCGCCACCGACACCAAGAAGGCGAACGAACAGTTCGAAGCCGCGCAGGCCGACTACGAGAAGGCGATGAAAGAAGCCCGAGTGCAGGCGTCGTCCTTCCGGGACAAAGCCCGCGCGGATGGCCGCAAGGTCGTTGACGACGCGCGCGCAAACGCCGAGCAGCAGGTGCTGGCGACTTTGCAGCAGACGGGCGAGCAATTGAAGCGGGAAAGGGACGCCGTGGAACTGGATTTGCGCGCCAACGTGGCTACCATGTCGGCGACGTTGGCCAGCCGCATCCTCGGCGTCGACGTCACAACTTCTGCCGCGACAAGGTAA
- a CDS encoding F0F1 ATP synthase subunit B/delta, which translates to MSTFIGQLIGFAAIVWLVVRYVVPPVRNLMAARQNTVRQQLADSAAAAERLTESTTAHSKAVEAAKSDAERVVEEAKVDAERITEQLGAQAEIDAERIKAQGARQAELLRAQLSRQLRLELGHESVRQAEELVRNYVADAQQQSSTVDRFLDELDAMAPAAADVKYPLLAKMRSASRRALKGVTDRFDTIAKDLDTAGLEKLAAELVSVAKMLNGEIVVTRYLTLPSEDATPRVRLLERLLSGKVGDPTLEVLRTAVSERWSANSDLIDAVEHVARQALLEVAAREDRVDEVEDQLFRFARILEAQPRLATLLGEYGAPAEGRVKLLRNVLQSATGQSNRITNSLLSQTIELLRGQSADDAVTFLAEAAVARRNEVVAQVSAAAEPSDAQRARLTEVLSRIYGHPVAVQLQTDPALLGGLLISVGDEVIDGTLSSRLTAAEAQLPE; encoded by the coding sequence ATGTCGACGTTCATTGGACAGCTGATCGGCTTCGCGGCCATCGTGTGGTTGGTGGTGCGCTACGTGGTGCCGCCGGTGCGCAATTTGATGGCCGCTCGCCAGAACACGGTGCGCCAGCAGTTGGCTGACTCGGCGGCGGCCGCCGAGCGGTTGACCGAGTCGACGACCGCCCACAGCAAGGCTGTGGAAGCCGCAAAGTCGGACGCGGAGCGCGTCGTCGAAGAGGCCAAGGTAGACGCGGAACGGATTACCGAACAGCTAGGCGCCCAGGCCGAGATCGACGCGGAGCGCATCAAGGCACAGGGTGCGCGCCAGGCCGAGCTGTTGCGGGCCCAGCTGAGCCGTCAGCTACGGCTGGAGCTCGGGCACGAATCTGTCCGCCAGGCAGAGGAATTGGTGCGCAACTACGTCGCCGATGCCCAGCAGCAATCGTCCACCGTCGATCGCTTCCTGGACGAGCTCGATGCCATGGCGCCCGCGGCGGCTGACGTCAAGTACCCCTTGTTGGCGAAGATGCGCTCGGCCAGTCGGCGTGCGCTGAAGGGTGTCACTGATCGGTTCGACACCATCGCAAAGGATCTCGACACTGCCGGGCTGGAAAAGTTGGCGGCTGAACTGGTTTCAGTAGCCAAGATGCTGAACGGCGAAATCGTCGTCACGCGGTATCTCACCCTGCCTTCCGAAGACGCCACACCCAGAGTCAGGTTGCTCGAGCGCCTGCTATCCGGCAAAGTCGGCGATCCGACCCTTGAGGTGTTGAGGACCGCCGTTTCGGAACGGTGGTCGGCCAACTCGGATCTGATCGACGCCGTCGAACACGTGGCGCGGCAAGCACTGTTGGAGGTCGCCGCGCGCGAGGATCGGGTCGACGAGGTCGAAGACCAGTTGTTCCGGTTTGCCCGGATCCTCGAGGCACAGCCGCGCCTCGCAACCCTCCTTGGCGAGTACGGGGCTCCGGCCGAAGGCCGCGTCAAGCTGCTACGCAACGTGCTCCAAAGCGCGACCGGCCAAAGCAACCGGATCACGAATTCACTGCTGTCCCAGACCATCGAGCTCTTGAGAGGTCAATCGGCCGACGACGCCGTGACGTTCTTGGCCGAAGCGGCGGTGGCGCGGCGCAACGAAGTCGTCGCGCAGGTGAGTGCGGCGGCCGAGCCCAGCGATGCTCAGCGCGCTCGCCTGACCGAGGTGCTCAGCCGCATCTACGGGCACCCGGTGGCCGTGCAGCTGCAGACCGACCCCGCACTGCTGGGTGGGCTCCTGATCTCCGTGGGCGACGAAGTGATCGACGGGACGCTCTCGTCTCGCCTGACCGCAGCCGAGGCTCAACTGCCCGAGTGA
- the atpA gene encoding F0F1 ATP synthase subunit alpha, with translation MAELTISAADIQSAIEEYVDSFTSDTSREEVGTVIDAGDGIAHVEGLPSVMTQELLEFPGGVLGVALNLDEHSVGTVILGDFEKIEEGQQVKRTNEVLSVPVGDAFLGRVVNPLGQPIDGGGDIAAETRRALELQAPSVVQRQSVSEPLQTGIKAIDAMTPIGRGQRQLIIGDRKTGKTTVCVDTILNQRQNWETGDETKQVRCVYVAIGQKGTTIASVRRTLEEGGAMDYTTIVAAPASDAAGFKWLAPYAGSAIAQHWMYQGKHVLIVFDDLTKQAEAYRAISLLLRRPPGREAYPGDVFYLHSRLLERCGKLSDELGAGSLTGLPIIETKANDISAYIPTNVISITDGQCFLETDLFNQGVRPAINVGVSVSRVGGAAQIKAMKEVAGSLRLDLSQYRELESFAAFASDLDATSKAQLERGARLVELLKQPQNQPLPVEEQVVSMFLGTGGHVDSVPVEDVRRFETELLDHIRASEDKILEDIRSSKKLSEENEKALTDAINHFKKGFAATGGGSVVPDEHAEAKEDDDKESVKVKKAEPKDKDAKSESKKDKK, from the coding sequence ATGGCCGAGTTGACGATATCCGCTGCTGACATCCAGAGCGCGATCGAAGAGTATGTAGATTCCTTCACCTCCGATACCTCCCGCGAGGAGGTCGGCACCGTGATCGATGCCGGAGACGGCATCGCCCACGTCGAGGGTCTGCCGTCGGTGATGACCCAGGAACTGCTCGAGTTCCCGGGCGGCGTCCTCGGGGTCGCACTCAACCTCGACGAGCACAGCGTCGGCACGGTGATCCTCGGTGACTTCGAGAAGATCGAAGAAGGCCAGCAGGTCAAGCGCACCAACGAGGTCCTGTCGGTCCCCGTCGGTGACGCTTTCCTCGGGCGGGTGGTTAACCCGCTGGGCCAGCCGATCGACGGCGGTGGTGACATCGCAGCCGAGACGCGCCGCGCGCTGGAACTGCAGGCGCCCTCGGTGGTGCAGCGGCAGAGCGTGAGCGAGCCGCTGCAGACCGGGATCAAGGCCATCGACGCGATGACGCCGATCGGGCGTGGCCAGCGTCAGCTGATCATCGGCGACCGCAAGACCGGCAAGACCACGGTCTGCGTCGACACCATCCTCAACCAGCGCCAGAACTGGGAGACGGGCGACGAGACGAAGCAGGTGCGCTGCGTCTACGTGGCCATCGGGCAGAAGGGCACCACGATCGCGTCCGTGCGCCGCACGCTCGAAGAGGGCGGCGCGATGGACTACACCACCATCGTCGCCGCGCCCGCCTCGGACGCCGCGGGCTTCAAATGGCTTGCGCCGTACGCAGGTTCGGCGATTGCTCAGCACTGGATGTATCAGGGCAAGCACGTGCTCATCGTCTTCGACGACCTGACCAAGCAGGCCGAGGCGTACCGTGCGATTTCGCTGCTGTTGCGCCGCCCACCCGGCCGTGAGGCCTACCCCGGCGACGTCTTCTATCTGCACTCGCGGCTGTTGGAGCGCTGCGGGAAACTCTCCGACGAGCTCGGTGCCGGTTCGTTGACCGGTTTGCCGATCATCGAGACCAAGGCCAACGACATCTCGGCCTACATCCCCACCAACGTCATCTCGATCACCGACGGACAGTGCTTCTTGGAGACCGACCTGTTCAACCAGGGCGTCCGGCCCGCCATCAACGTCGGTGTGTCGGTGTCCCGAGTCGGTGGCGCGGCGCAGATCAAGGCCATGAAAGAGGTGGCAGGAAGTCTCCGTTTGGACCTGTCGCAGTACCGCGAATTGGAATCCTTCGCCGCCTTTGCCTCCGATTTGGACGCCACATCGAAGGCGCAGTTGGAGCGTGGCGCGCGGTTGGTCGAACTGCTCAAGCAACCGCAAAACCAGCCGTTGCCCGTCGAAGAGCAAGTGGTCTCCATGTTCCTGGGCACCGGTGGGCACGTGGACTCGGTGCCGGTCGAGGACGTCAGGCGATTCGAAACCGAACTGCTGGACCACATCCGGGCCTCCGAGGACAAGATCCTCGAAGACATCCGCAGCAGCAAGAAGCTCAGTGAGGAAAACGAGAAGGCCCTCACCGACGCCATCAATCACTTCAAGAAGGGCTTCGCGGCAACAGGCGGTGGGTCGGTGGTGCCCGACGAGCACGCCGAGGCCAAGGAAGACGACGACAAGGAATCGGTGAAGGTCAAGAAGGCTGAGCCCAAGGACAAGGACGCGAAGAGCGAGTCCAAGAAGGACAAGAAGTAG
- a CDS encoding F0F1 ATP synthase subunit gamma — translation MAATLRELRGRIRSAGSIKKITKAQELIATSRLPKAQNRLDSARPYAFEITRMLTTLAGEAALDHPLLVERAEATRAGVLVVSSDRGLCGAHNSGIFRRSEQLFAQLRDEGKEPVLYTVGRKAQGYYTFRNWDIAASWSGFSEQPQYEKAAEIGSTLVDAFMKGAGDDDDQGVDELHIVYSEFKSMMSQTPVAHRMAPLVVEYVEEDPGPRTLYSFEPDATTLFEALLPRYLTTRVYASMLESAASELASRQRAMKSATDNADDLIKALTLEANRERQAQITQEISEIVGGANALADAAK, via the coding sequence ATGGCTGCCACACTTCGCGAACTACGCGGGCGGATCCGCTCCGCGGGCTCGATCAAGAAGATCACCAAGGCCCAGGAGTTGATCGCGACGTCGCGCCTTCCCAAGGCGCAGAACCGGCTCGATTCCGCCCGGCCCTACGCCTTCGAGATCACCCGGATGCTCACCACCCTGGCCGGCGAAGCCGCTTTGGACCATCCGTTGCTCGTCGAGCGTGCGGAAGCGACACGGGCCGGTGTGCTGGTGGTGTCCTCGGACCGCGGTTTGTGCGGCGCACATAACTCCGGCATCTTCCGTCGCTCGGAGCAGCTTTTCGCCCAGCTCCGAGACGAGGGAAAGGAACCGGTGCTCTACACCGTGGGCCGAAAGGCGCAGGGCTACTACACCTTCCGGAACTGGGACATCGCCGCGTCGTGGTCGGGCTTCTCCGAGCAACCCCAGTACGAGAAGGCCGCGGAGATCGGTTCGACCTTGGTGGATGCGTTCATGAAGGGCGCGGGAGATGACGACGATCAGGGCGTCGACGAACTGCACATCGTGTATTCGGAGTTCAAGTCGATGATGTCGCAGACCCCGGTCGCCCACCGGATGGCGCCGTTGGTCGTGGAGTATGTCGAGGAAGACCCCGGACCGCGCACCCTGTACTCGTTCGAGCCCGACGCAACGACGCTGTTCGAGGCGCTGCTGCCGCGGTACCTGACAACGCGGGTTTACGCGTCGATGCTCGAGTCCGCGGCATCCGAGCTGGCGTCGCGGCAACGGGCGATGAAATCGGCCACCGACAACGCCGACGACCTCATCAAGGCTCTGACGCTAGAGGCCAACCGGGAGCGGCAGGCCCAGATCACCCAGGAAATCAGCGAAATCGTCGGTGGCGCAAACGCGCTCGCCGACGCCGCTAAGTAG